Sequence from the Deltaproteobacteria bacterium genome:
GCGGCGCGAGGACGAGAATCGGCGCGAAGCGGGAGAGCGCGCCGGCTCGTCCCGCGAGCGTCACCGCGATCCACGGCGCAAGCGGAGCCGCCGCGAGCAGCCCGAGGTCGGCGAGCACCGGGCCGAGCGGCACTCCGAAGTTCGTCGCCGCGACGCCCGCGCACCAGAACAGGTACGCGAGCGCGAGCGCCGCGAATCGTCGGGCGGCCGGCTCGCGTCGCAGCGCCAGGAACGGCACCAGGAGCGCGAGCGCAGCCAGGGCCCCCATCAATGCGCTCTGCGTCTCCAACCGCACCGACTCCGCGGGGAGGCACTCCCCATCTATTCGTTCGGGATCCCACCCGAGGGCTTTACGGGGGTTTGACAGGCTCCGGAGGGCCGGGCTACGTTGAACGGAAATCCCTGGATTTCCAAGGGATTTCCAAATTGCGGGGTGCACGTTGAGTCGCATCTGCACGGCGGTCTCGGGCGGTATCGCGGCCTACAAGGCGTGTGAGCTGGTGCGCATGCTGCGAGCGCGCGGTCACGAGGTGCGCGTGGTCGCCACCGCGAACGCGCTCGAGTTCGTCTCGAAGCTCACGCTTCAGACCCTCTCGGGAGCTCCCGTGCGCCATCAGCTGCTCGAGGCGTCGGCCGAGTCGGAGATCTCGCACATCGAGCTCGCGGACTGGGCGGAGGTCTTCGCGGTCGTCCCCGCGACCGCGAACGTGCTCGCGAAGCTCGCGCACGGGCTTGCGGACGATCTGCTCTCGACGCTCGCGCTCGCCACGCGCGCGCCGCTCGTCGTCGCGCCGGCGATGAACGTGAACATGTACCGGCACCCGGCGACGCAGGCGAATCTCGACACGCTCGCCAAGCGCGGCGCGAGGATCGTCGGACCCGGCGAGGGCGAGCTCGCCTGCGGCTGGGTCGGCGAGGGGCGGCTCGTCGAGCTCGAGGCGATCCTGGCTGTGATCGAGCAGTGCAGGACGGAGCCTGCGCTTCGCGGCGAGGTCGTGCTGGTGAACGCGGGGCCGACGTCGGAGCCGATCGACCCGGTTCGCGTGATCACCAATCGCTCGTCCGGCCGGATGGGATTCGCGATCGCCGAGGCCGCCGCGCGACGCGGCGCCGAGGTCGTGCTCGTGTCCGGTCCGGTCGCGCTCCCGACACCTTGGGGCGTGCAGCGGATCGACGTCGAGACGGCGGTCGAGATGCGCGAAGCGGTGCTCGCGGCGTTGCCGCGCGCGACGATCGCGATTCTCGCAGCGGCCGTCGCCGACTACGCGCCCGAGCGCGCCGAGGCGATCAAGATCAAGCGCGAGAAGCAGGACACGCTCTCGCTCTCGCTGGTGAAGAATCCCGACATCCTCGCCGAGGTCGTCGCGAGCCGCGGAAGCACCACGGTGGTCGGCTTCGCCGCCGAGACCAACGATCTGCTCGCGAACGCCCGAGCCAAGCTCGCCCGCAAGGGCTGCGACCTGATCGTGGCCAACGACGTCTCGCGCGCCGACATCGGCTTCGACGCCGATCGAAACGAGGTGCTGATCGTCGGTCCGCGCGCCGAGGACGTGCGAGCGGTCCCGGTGGCGCGGAAGAGCGAGATCGCCGGGAGCATCCTGGACCGCGTGCTCGAGGTCCGGAGACGATGATTCGCGCGCTCGGGCGCGCTCTCGTGCTCCTGCTCGTGGTCGGATCGCCCGGATCCGCTCTCGCCGAGCGCGCAACCGTGACCGTGATCCGCATCGACGGCGGGATCAATCCGGCGATCGGCGACTATGTGTCGAGCTCGCTCGAGGCCGCGAGCGCGGATGGCGCCGAGGCGCTCGTGATCGAGCTCGATACGCCGGGGGGCCTGGTCTCGACGACCAAGGACATCGTGACCGCGATCCTGAACGCGGAGATCCCCGTCGTGGTCTTCGTCTCGCCGCGCGGCGCCTGGGCCGCGTCCGCGGGCACGTTCCTGACCCTCGCGGGTCATGTCGCGGCGATGTCTCCGGGCTCGACGATCGGCGCCGCGCACCCCGTGACGCTCGGCGGGTCGAATCCCCGCCCGGCCGAGCCGGGCGAGCGCGACGCGAAGGACGCGCCGCGGCGCGACGACTTCATGGAGGAGAAGGTCGAGAACATGACGACCGCCTTCATCGAGGCGATCGCGCAGGAGCGCAAGCGCAACGTCGAATGGGCGGCCGACGCCGTGCGCCGCTCGGTCGCGATCAACGCGAGCGAAGCGCTCGAGCGCAACGTGATCGACTTGATCGCGAGCGACCTCGACGATCTGCTGCAGAAGATCGACGGGCGCAAGCTCGACGTCGCGGGCCGCGAGGTCACGCTCGCGACCAGGGACGCGAGGATCGTGCGGATCGAGATGGGCTTCATGAACCGGATCTTCGCGGTGATCGCGGACCCGCAGATCGTGGGGCTGCTCTTCCTGCTCGGCGTGCTCGGGCTCTACGTCGAGCTGCAGAATCCGGGGCTGATCTTCCCCGGGGTGATGGGCGCCATCTGTCTGCTGCTCGCGGCCACGGCGCTCCAGGTGATCCCGTTCAACTGGGTCGGGCTGCTGCTCGTGCTCGGCGGAATCGCGCTCCTGATCGCCGAGGTCCACGTCGCGAGCTTCGGCATCCTCTTCACCGTCGGCCTGATCGCGCTCGCGTGGGGCGCATGGCTGGTGTTCCGGGTGCCGGAGCTCACGGATCTCGCGCTTCCGTTCTGGCGCGCGATCGTGCCCGCGCTCGCCTCGCTCGCCGCGGTGCTCGGCGCGGTCGCCTTCGCGGTCGGGCGCGCGCAGGCGCGGGCGCCGTTCTCGGGCGCGGAGCGGCTCGCGACGGAGACGGGCATCGCCGACACCGACCTCGCCCCCGAGGGGCTCGTGCAGGTCGAGAGCGAGCTGTGGAAAGCGATCGCGGACGAGCCCGTGCGCCGCGGCGAGAAGGTTCGCATCCTGTCCGTGAACGGCCTCGAGCTTCGCGTGACTCGCCTCGAGGCGAGCAAGAAAGGGGACGGATAAGTGGGATTCACACCGATCGCGATCGCGGTCTTCCTGCTCCTGGCGCTGTTGTTCTCGTCGGTGCGCGTGCTCGCGGAGTGGGAGCGGGGCGTGCTGTTCCGCCTGGGCCGGTTCCAGTCGGTGAAGGGCGCGGGGATCCGCATCGTGATTCCGGGGATCGACCAGCTGATCAAGGTCAGCCTGCGCGAAGTGGTCATGGACGTGCCCCCCCAGGACGTGATCACGCGCGACAACGTCTCGGTGAAGGTGAACGCCGTGCTCTACTTCCGGGTCGTACACCCGGACCACGCGATCATCAAGGTCGAGAACTTCATGTACGGGACCTCGCAGCTGGCGCAGACCACGTTGCGCAGCGTCTGCGGGCAGTGCGAGCTCGATCATCTCCTGGCCGACCGGGAGCGGATCAACCACCAGCTGCAGACCGAGCTCGACCGCGGCACGGACCCCTGGGGCGTGAAGGTCCGCGCGGTCGAGATCAAGCACATCGATCTGCCGCAGGAGATGCAGCGCGCGATGGCCAAGCAGGCCGAGGCCGAGCGCGAGCGGCGTGCGAAGGTGATCCACGCGGAGGGTGAGTTCGAGGCGTCGCAGCGATTGCGCGAAGCGTCGGACGTGATGGTCCAGTCGCCCTACACGCTGCAGCTTCGCTATCTGCAGACGCTCTCGGAGATCGCGGTCGAGCACAACTCGACGATCCTGTTTCCGATGCCCATGGATCTGCTCGCGCCGCTGGTCGACGCGGCGCGAAACAAAGCGAAGAGCTGAGGTCGGGGGGAGATGTTGCGCGCGCTCCGCGTTCTTCCGGTTCTGGTGCTTCTGGCCGCGCTCGCCGTCTGGGCCGCGACCGGCTTCTACGACGTCGCGCCCGACGAGCAGGCCGTCGTGCTCCGGCTCGGGCGCTACCAGCGGACGGTCGATCCAGGGCGATTCCTCTGGCACGCGCAGGGACTCGAGTCGGTGTTCAAGCAGCGGGTCACGACGACGCTTCGCGAGGAGTTCGGCTACCGCACGAAGTCGCTCGGCCCGCCGCCGGAGATCGAGGAGCATCCCGAGGAGAAGGCGATGCTGACCGGTGACGAGAACCTGGTCGACGTCGATTTCGTGGTCCAGTACCGGATCGGGGATCTGCGCGACTGGTTGTTCGGAATCCGCTCCGAGGAGCGCGAAGACGTGATCCGCGACGCTGCGCGCGCGAGCGTCCGCGCGGTGATCGGGCGCAGCCCCGTCGATCTCGTGCTGACCCAGCGCGGGCCGATCCAGGACGAGATCCGCGCACTTCTGCAGAGCCAGCTCGACGGGTACCGCGCGGGTGTTCACGTGCAGAGCGTCCAGCTCCAGGACGTGGATCCGCCCGCCGCGGTCCGGGAAGCGTTCGCCGACGTCGCCAGCGCCTCACAGGATCGCGAGCGGTCGGTGCTCGAGGCGCAAGGGTACGCGGACAAGGTGGTTCCCGAGGCGCGGGGTCGCGCCGAGGAGGTCCTGAACCAGGCCCGCGCCTATCGCGAGCAGCGCATCCTGGAATCCGAGGGTCAGGTGTCCCGGTTCTCCGCGCTGCTCGCCGAGTACCAGCGGGCGCCCGCCGTGACTCGCGAGCGGCTCTATCTCGAGACGATGGAGGAGATCCTCCCCGGAATGGACAAGATGATCATGGAAGAGGACCCGGCCGATCGGGTCGTTCCGTATCTGCCGCTCGAGCGGCGAGGAGCCGCGAAATGAGCCGCTGGCTTCCCGTCCTCTTGGTCGCGCTCACGCTCGCGGTCGCGTCGCTGTTCTGCGTGGTGATCCTGGACGAGCGAGAGCAGGGGTTCCGCACCCTGTTGAACGAGCCCGAGCCGAGCGTGTTCGGAATTTCGCTGAACCAGGCGAACCTGGTCGAGCCCGGCTGGTACCTGCGCGTGCCGTTCCTGCACGAGTTCTACCGCTACGAGCGACGCAACCTGCACTTCCACTCCACGCCGCACTCGCTCAATACCGTCGACCGGACGCTCGTGGACGTCGACTACTACGTGATCTGGCGCATCGCGAACCCGCAGCGCTTCTTCGAGTCGAACCGCAGCGAGGCCGCGGCGCTGCAGCGGATCGACGAGCTCAGCTACAGCGAGGTGCGCGAGGCGGTGAACA
This genomic interval carries:
- the coaBC gene encoding bifunctional phosphopantothenoylcysteine decarboxylase/phosphopantothenate--cysteine ligase CoaBC is translated as MSRICTAVSGGIAAYKACELVRMLRARGHEVRVVATANALEFVSKLTLQTLSGAPVRHQLLEASAESEISHIELADWAEVFAVVPATANVLAKLAHGLADDLLSTLALATRAPLVVAPAMNVNMYRHPATQANLDTLAKRGARIVGPGEGELACGWVGEGRLVELEAILAVIEQCRTEPALRGEVVLVNAGPTSEPIDPVRVITNRSSGRMGFAIAEAAARRGAEVVLVSGPVALPTPWGVQRIDVETAVEMREAVLAALPRATIAILAAAVADYAPERAEAIKIKREKQDTLSLSLVKNPDILAEVVASRGSTTVVGFAAETNDLLANARAKLARKGCDLIVANDVSRADIGFDADRNEVLIVGPRAEDVRAVPVARKSEIAGSILDRVLEVRRR
- a CDS encoding nodulation protein NfeD, which gives rise to MIRALGRALVLLLVVGSPGSALAERATVTVIRIDGGINPAIGDYVSSSLEAASADGAEALVIELDTPGGLVSTTKDIVTAILNAEIPVVVFVSPRGAWAASAGTFLTLAGHVAAMSPGSTIGAAHPVTLGGSNPRPAEPGERDAKDAPRRDDFMEEKVENMTTAFIEAIAQERKRNVEWAADAVRRSVAINASEALERNVIDLIASDLDDLLQKIDGRKLDVAGREVTLATRDARIVRIEMGFMNRIFAVIADPQIVGLLFLLGVLGLYVELQNPGLIFPGVMGAICLLLAATALQVIPFNWVGLLLVLGGIALLIAEVHVASFGILFTVGLIALAWGAWLVFRVPELTDLALPFWRAIVPALASLAAVLGAVAFAVGRAQARAPFSGAERLATETGIADTDLAPEGLVQVESELWKAIADEPVRRGEKVRILSVNGLELRVTRLEASKKGDG
- a CDS encoding slipin family protein produces the protein MGFTPIAIAVFLLLALLFSSVRVLAEWERGVLFRLGRFQSVKGAGIRIVIPGIDQLIKVSLREVVMDVPPQDVITRDNVSVKVNAVLYFRVVHPDHAIIKVENFMYGTSQLAQTTLRSVCGQCELDHLLADRERINHQLQTELDRGTDPWGVKVRAVEIKHIDLPQEMQRAMAKQAEAERERRAKVIHAEGEFEASQRLREASDVMVQSPYTLQLRYLQTLSEIAVEHNSTILFPMPMDLLAPLVDAARNKAKS
- the hflK gene encoding FtsH protease activity modulator HflK — encoded protein: MLRALRVLPVLVLLAALAVWAATGFYDVAPDEQAVVLRLGRYQRTVDPGRFLWHAQGLESVFKQRVTTTLREEFGYRTKSLGPPPEIEEHPEEKAMLTGDENLVDVDFVVQYRIGDLRDWLFGIRSEEREDVIRDAARASVRAVIGRSPVDLVLTQRGPIQDEIRALLQSQLDGYRAGVHVQSVQLQDVDPPAAVREAFADVASASQDRERSVLEAQGYADKVVPEARGRAEEVLNQARAYREQRILESEGQVSRFSALLAEYQRAPAVTRERLYLETMEEILPGMDKMIMEEDPADRVVPYLPLERRGAAK